The following proteins come from a genomic window of Stegostoma tigrinum isolate sSteTig4 chromosome 30, sSteTig4.hap1, whole genome shotgun sequence:
- the timm13 gene encoding mitochondrial import inner membrane translocase subunit Tim13 has translation MDSFSSDFSSGGPGGGKVDSGMIMEQVKLQIAVANAQELLQRMTDKCFRKCIGKPGSSLDNSEQKCIAMCMDRYMDAWNTVSRTYNSRLQRERAQM, from the exons ATGGACAGCTTCTCTTCAGATTTCTCCTCAGGCGGGCCTGGAGGAGGGAAGGTGGACTCCGGGATGAtcatggagcaggtgaaactGCAAATCGCCGTGGCAAACGCACAGGAACTTTTACAG AGAATGACTGATAAGTGTTTCAGAAAGTGTATTGGCAAGCCAGGAAGTTCACTGGACAACTCTGAACAG AAATGTATAGCAATGTGTATGGATCGATACATGGATGCCTGGAACACAGTATCACGGACGTATAACTCCAGACTACAACGAGAGCGAGCTCAAATGTAG